In the Peromyscus maniculatus bairdii isolate BWxNUB_F1_BW_parent chromosome 20, HU_Pman_BW_mat_3.1, whole genome shotgun sequence genome, one interval contains:
- the Erich5 gene encoding glutamate-rich protein 5, which translates to MGCSSSALNKTGDSSRFRSGVPANEDPSTGEQSKFCVAQPTARTPGREAALYDNAQRAGHAPLEKPKASVVPTANGVKSCHPPSLANDEAPRKDATDQTGPTKETEPPVQGEESELPQPEGKDGTLETEETKKDVETRTEAQSLQGTAETEPLGIEARSQPPRTPGEREDTEIPQTAGVTELPETAEKTLPLETAKEPPPEEAAGKNAQPQIVEAIPKEDNSAEIVEGYQSVEQVEQKELQETLKDEQFQLLEASPKENSSPKVAEGGQAAESSEEQQPRETPCKDEQPQLLETVLKENETPQTPDRSQLVQTPGMNQSLCETPDGIRAAHESQPEATAGSREQLAGTAETAPDVEMAREIHTDEEEQRIEGETGEKVEAKMKTERESEEAKEKETGEAVGLGAAGDSDGRASAHSAS; encoded by the exons TACCTGCAAATGAGGATCCTTCCACTGGAGAACAAAGCAAGTTCTGCGTGGCCCAACCCACAGCACGTACACCAGGAAGAGAAGCTGCCCTTTACGACAATGCACAAAGGGCTGGCCATGCCCCATTAGAGAAGCCCAAGGCTTCAGTGGTGCCCACCGCCAATGGTGTTAAATCCTGCCACCCACCGTCTCTGGCAAATGATGAGGCCCCTAGAAAGGATGCCACAGACCAGACAGGACCCACAAAGGAGACTGAGCCTCCAGTGCAAGGGGAAGAATCTGAGCTACCTCAGCCAGAGGGCAAAGATGGAACACTGGAAACGGAGGAAACGAAGAAAGATGTGGAGACAAGGACAGAGGCCCAGTCTTTACAAGGAACAGCTGAGACTGAGCCTCTAGGAATAGAAGCCAGGAGTCAGCCTCCGAGGAcaccaggagagagggaggacacTGAGATTCCACAAACTGCTGGAGTGACGGAGCTTCCAGAAACAGCTGAGAAGACTCTGCCTCTGGAAACAGCTAAGGAGCCACCACCTGAAGAAGCAGCGGGAAAGAATGCACAGCCCCAGATTGTAGAAGCGATTCCCAAAGAGGACAACTCTGCAGAAATAGTGGAAGGATATCAGTCTGTGGAACAAGTTGAACAAAAGGAACTTCAAGAGACCTTGAAGGACGAACAGTTCCAGCTTCTAGAAGCAAGTCCCAAAGAGAACAGCTCTCCCAAAGTAGCAGAAGGGGGTCAGGCTGCAGAAAGCAGTGAAGAGCAGCAACCTCGGGAAACACCGTGCAAAGACGAGCAGCCCCAACTTCTAGAAACCGTTCTCAAAGAGAACGAAACACCACAAACGCCAGACAGAAGCCAACTTGTGCAAACTCCTGGAATGAACCAGTCACTCTGTGAAACTCCTGATGGGATCAGGGCCGCCCATGAATCTCAACCCGAAGCAACAGCTGGAAGCAGGGAGCAGCTGGCCGGAACTGCAGAGACAGCACCAGATGTGGAAATGGCCAGAGAAATTCACACCGATGAAGAGGAGCAACGCATTGAAG GTGAGACAGGAGAGAAGGTGGAAGCAAAGATGAAAACCGAGAGAGAAAGTGAAGAAGccaaagaaaaggagacaggagaagCCGTGGGTCTCGGAGCCGCAGGGGACAGCGACGGAAGGGCTAGCGC